In Mycobacterium sp. JS623, one genomic interval encodes:
- the lpdA gene encoding dihydrolipoyl dehydrogenase encodes MTHYDVVVLGAGPGGYVAAIRAAQLGLNTAVVEPKYWGGVCLNVGCIPSKALLRNAELAHIFTREAKQFGISGEATFDYGVAFDRSRKVADGRVAGVHFLMKKNKITEINGYGTFTDPHTLSVKLNEGGTETVTFDNIIIATGSSTRLVPGTSLSDNVVTYEELIMSRELPSSIVIAGAGAIGMEFGYVLKNYGVDVTIVEFLPRALPNEDAEVSKEIEKQFKKLGVKVLTGTKVESIKDSGSEVVVTVSKDGRSDEIKTEKVLQAIGFAPNIEGYGLDKAGVQITDRKAIGIDDYMRTNVGHIYAIGDVTGLLQLAHVAEAQGVVAAETIGGAETLPLGDYRMLPRATFCQPQVASFGLTEEQARADGYDVKVAKFPFTANAKAHGVGDPSGFVKLIADGKYGELIGGHLIGHDVSELLPELTLAQKWDLTATELARNVHTHPTMSEALQECFHGLIGHMINF; translated from the coding sequence GTGACTCACTATGACGTCGTCGTTCTCGGAGCAGGCCCCGGCGGATACGTCGCGGCCATTCGCGCCGCACAGCTCGGCCTGAACACCGCAGTCGTCGAACCGAAGTATTGGGGTGGGGTATGCCTCAACGTCGGCTGCATCCCGTCCAAGGCGCTGCTGCGCAACGCTGAACTGGCCCACATCTTCACCAGGGAAGCCAAGCAGTTCGGCATCAGCGGCGAGGCGACGTTCGACTACGGGGTGGCGTTCGACCGCAGCCGCAAGGTCGCCGATGGCCGCGTCGCCGGTGTGCACTTCTTGATGAAGAAGAACAAGATCACCGAGATTAACGGCTACGGCACGTTCACCGATCCACACACGTTGTCGGTCAAGCTCAACGAGGGCGGCACCGAGACGGTGACGTTCGACAACATCATCATCGCGACCGGCAGCAGCACGCGGTTGGTGCCGGGCACGTCACTGTCGGACAACGTGGTCACCTACGAAGAACTGATCATGTCGCGCGAGCTGCCCTCCTCGATCGTCATCGCGGGCGCTGGTGCGATCGGCATGGAGTTCGGTTACGTGCTGAAGAACTACGGCGTCGACGTGACGATCGTCGAGTTCCTGCCGCGCGCGCTGCCCAACGAGGACGCCGAGGTGTCGAAGGAGATCGAGAAGCAGTTCAAGAAGCTCGGCGTCAAGGTGCTGACGGGCACCAAGGTCGAGTCCATCAAGGATTCCGGCTCCGAGGTCGTCGTCACCGTCAGCAAGGACGGCCGCAGCGACGAGATCAAGACCGAGAAGGTGCTGCAGGCCATCGGCTTCGCCCCCAACATCGAGGGCTACGGGTTGGACAAGGCCGGCGTGCAGATCACCGATCGCAAGGCCATCGGCATCGACGACTACATGCGCACCAACGTGGGCCACATCTACGCCATCGGCGATGTCACCGGGCTGCTGCAGCTCGCGCACGTGGCCGAGGCCCAAGGTGTGGTGGCGGCCGAAACCATCGGCGGCGCAGAGACTTTGCCACTCGGTGACTACCGGATGCTGCCGCGCGCCACGTTCTGCCAACCGCAGGTGGCCAGCTTCGGGCTGACCGAGGAGCAGGCCCGCGCCGATGGCTACGACGTGAAGGTGGCCAAGTTCCCGTTTACCGCGAACGCCAAGGCGCACGGTGTTGGCGACCCGAGCGGTTTTGTGAAGCTGATCGCCGATGGTAAGTACGGCGAGCTGATCGGCGGGCACCTGATCGGACACGACGTGTCCGAGCTGCTGCCCGAGCTGACGCTGGCGCAGAAGTGGGACCTGACTGCCACCGAGCTGGCCCGCAACGTGCACACCCATCCGACGATGTCCGAGGCGCTGCAGGAGTGCTTCCACGGGCTCATCGGCCACATGATCAATTTCTGA
- a CDS encoding DUF4193 domain-containing protein — protein MATDYDAPRVTTESDADESLEVLTSRRKNDASTAVIDVDDGDAVDSFDLPDADLTGEELSVRVVPKQADEFVCSSCFLVQHSSRLALRKDGQQICTECV, from the coding sequence ATGGCCACTGATTACGACGCTCCCCGCGTCACTACTGAATCCGACGCCGACGAGTCGCTGGAGGTGTTGACCAGCCGACGCAAGAACGACGCGTCGACAGCGGTCATCGACGTCGACGACGGCGACGCGGTCGATTCGTTTGATCTGCCCGACGCCGACCTCACAGGTGAGGAACTCAGTGTTCGCGTTGTCCCAAAGCAGGCCGATGAGTTCGTCTGCTCCAGCTGCTTCCTGGTGCAACACTCCAGCCGGTTGGCGCTACGCAAGGACGGTCAGCAGATCTGCACCGAGTGCGTGTGA
- a CDS encoding carboxymuconolactone decarboxylase family protein, whose product MSASPGGRSEATGGINPARIPPGGFRELGPVNWAIAKLGARGIRAPKFHLFNVLGQHRLLFLAWLPFSGYLLYAGKLSRKDTELVILRVGHLRDCEYELQQHRRLAKSRGVGSELQARIFEGPDAEGLSERERVLITATDEFVITRSMSPETWAALSSILSRPQLIEFCTLAGQYDALAATMATLKIPLDFPD is encoded by the coding sequence ATGAGCGCGTCCCCAGGAGGTAGGAGCGAAGCGACTGGGGGGATCAACCCCGCGCGCATCCCGCCGGGTGGCTTCAGGGAACTCGGGCCGGTCAACTGGGCGATCGCCAAGCTCGGCGCCCGCGGCATCCGCGCACCGAAGTTCCATCTGTTCAACGTGCTCGGCCAGCACAGGCTGCTGTTTCTAGCGTGGCTGCCGTTCTCGGGTTACCTGCTGTACGCCGGCAAGCTGTCCCGCAAGGACACTGAACTTGTGATCCTTCGGGTGGGCCACCTGCGCGACTGCGAGTACGAGCTGCAGCAGCATCGCCGACTGGCCAAAAGCCGCGGCGTCGGCAGCGAGCTGCAAGCCAGGATCTTCGAGGGCCCCGACGCCGAGGGCCTCAGTGAACGGGAGCGCGTGCTGATCACCGCGACCGACGAGTTCGTCATCACCCGCTCGATGTCGCCGGAGACCTGGGCTGCGCTGTCGAGCATCCTGAGCCGCCCGCAACTGATCGAATTCTGCACCCTGGCAGGGCAATACGACGCGCTGGCGGCCACAATGGCCACGTTGAAAATTCCGCTCGACTTTCCCGACTGA
- the ramB gene encoding acetate metabolism transcriptional regulator RamB → MAKTFVGSRVRQLRSERGFSQAALAQMLDISPSYLNQIEHDVRPLTVAVLLRITEVFGVDATFFASQDDTRLVAELREVTMDRDLDIDVDLAEVADMVGSHPALARAMVNLHRRYRLTTTQLAAATEDRYSDGSGSSSGSGAITMPHEEVRDYFYQRQNYLHELDTAAEDLTIRMRMHRAELARELADRLTRVHGVHIIRRIDLGDTVLHRFDPATKTLEISGHLSSGQTVFKMAAELAYLEFGDLIDKLVEEGKFTSEESTTLARLGLANYFAAATVLPYGQFHDVAENFRYDIERLSAFYSVSYETIAHRLSTLQRPSMRGVPLSFIRVDRAGNMSKRQSATGFHFSSSGGTCPLWNVYETFANPGKILVQIAQMPDGRSYMWVARTVERRASRYGQPGKTFAIGLGCELRHAHRLVYSEGLDLSADNATPIGAGCRVCERDNCPQRAFPALGRALDLNEHRSTVSPYLVQQS, encoded by the coding sequence GTGGCGAAAACGTTTGTCGGGTCGCGGGTGCGACAACTGCGCAGCGAACGCGGGTTCAGCCAGGCCGCACTCGCGCAGATGCTGGACATTTCGCCGAGCTACCTCAACCAGATCGAGCACGACGTCCGCCCGCTGACGGTGGCGGTACTGCTGCGCATCACCGAGGTGTTCGGTGTCGATGCGACGTTCTTCGCCTCGCAGGACGACACCCGTCTCGTCGCGGAACTGCGCGAGGTCACCATGGACCGCGACCTCGACATCGACGTCGATCTCGCGGAGGTCGCCGACATGGTCGGCTCACATCCGGCGTTGGCCCGCGCGATGGTGAACCTGCACCGCCGCTACCGGCTGACCACCACGCAGCTGGCCGCCGCAACCGAGGACCGATACTCCGACGGCAGCGGCTCCAGCTCAGGATCTGGCGCGATCACGATGCCGCACGAGGAAGTCCGCGACTACTTCTATCAACGACAGAATTATCTGCACGAGCTCGACACCGCGGCCGAGGACCTCACGATCCGGATGCGGATGCACCGCGCCGAGCTCGCCCGCGAACTCGCCGACCGGCTGACCAGAGTGCACGGGGTGCACATCATCCGCCGCATCGACCTCGGCGACACGGTGCTGCACCGTTTCGACCCGGCGACCAAGACCCTGGAGATCAGCGGCCACCTGTCGTCGGGGCAGACGGTATTCAAGATGGCAGCCGAGCTGGCCTACCTGGAGTTCGGCGACCTGATCGACAAGTTGGTGGAAGAGGGCAAGTTCACCAGCGAGGAGTCGACGACGCTGGCCCGGCTCGGGTTGGCCAACTATTTCGCCGCGGCGACGGTGCTGCCTTACGGCCAATTCCACGACGTTGCGGAGAACTTCCGCTACGACATCGAACGGCTCTCGGCCTTCTACTCCGTGTCCTACGAGACCATCGCGCACCGGCTGTCCACGCTCCAGCGCCCCTCGATGCGCGGGGTACCGCTGTCGTTCATTCGCGTCGACCGCGCTGGCAACATGTCGAAACGCCAGTCCGCCACCGGGTTTCACTTCTCCTCCTCGGGCGGCACGTGTCCGCTGTGGAACGTCTACGAGACATTCGCCAATCCCGGCAAGATCCTGGTGCAGATCGCGCAGATGCCCGACGGGCGCAGCTACATGTGGGTGGCGCGCACGGTGGAGCGCCGTGCCTCGCGCTATGGTCAGCCAGGTAAGACGTTCGCGATCGGCCTGGGCTGCGAACTCCGGCACGCACACCGGCTGGTCTATTCGGAGGGACTGGACTTGTCGGCTGACAACGCAACCCCGATCGGCGCCGGCTGCCGGGTCTGCGAGCGCGACAACTGCCCGCAGCGGGCGTTCCCCGCGCTGGGCCGCGCGCTCGACCTGAACGAGCATCGCAGCACGGTGTCCCCGTATCTGGTGCAGCAGTCATGA